The Pseudomonadota bacterium genome segment AAGCGCGATCAGCGGAAAGGTCAGCAGCGCCACCCAGCGCGTCATCAGCTGCAGGTTGTATTGGATGCGCCCCTGGTCCTGCTGCCGCAGCGCCTCGGCGAGCACGGGCGACACCACTGGATCGAAGGCGTTGCGGGCGCTGGCGATGGCGCGGCTGAGCATCTCGACGGCCGCGTAGACCCCGAGCTGCGTGTTGCTGACGTAGAGCCCGACGATGATCAGCGCGGCGCGATGCAGCAGGGCGTTGAAGAACTCGGAGAGGCCGATCGGAAAGGAGAAGCGCGCCAGCTCCCAGTGGATCGGGCCGAGGGCGAGCAGCTCGCGCAAGCGGAAGTGGCGGAAGACACGCGTCACGGCGAGCCCCGCCAGCAGGGTCACCAGCACCATCGCCGCCAGATGGGAGAGGCAGAGCGCGCGCAGCGTTGGCTGCAGCAGGCCGACGGGCAGCGCGATCGCGATCAACAGCAAGGGCTGCGCGATGCCGCGCACGAGCAGGTTGTAGCGCAGGACCTTGGCGCCCATCGTCGCCGCGATCAACGTCAGCACCAGCGCCGTGAAGGGCGTGCTCGGCGCGAGCAGGCGAATCGCCAGCGCGATGTTGGGCTTCTGCTGCAGCGCCGCGAGCGGTCCAGCAAGCCCGTAGACCGCCAGCGCCAGCAGCGTAGCGCTGGCCGCCGTCAGCCAGAACGAGGTGCTGAGGCTGCGCCGTTCGAGCTCGAGCTCGTCGGCGATGCGATGCGAGGGGATGTGGCGCAGCAGGCCCTTGTCCGTGCCCACGGCGCCGAGGCGGCCGAAGATCTCGGTCAGCCCGACGGCGACCGAATAGAGCCCATAGCTCGCGGCGCCGTAGATCCTTGCGACGAGGGTGTGAAAGACCGGCAGCGCCAGCGCGCCGAGGACATTGAGCAGGTTGGTCGCGCCGCCGACCGCGGCGTGGCGCGCATCGCCGGCGCGCGTCGGGGCCGCGGCGCTTGGCCGGCGTGCGGGCGCTTCGGCGGGCGCTGTCGGGGACTCTGCCGCCGGGGAGTTGGGGGAGCGCATCGGGGCCCGAAGCTGGCGCGGGTGGCCGCCCCCGTCAACAACCCATCGGTGGTGCGCACCACGAGCCTGCGTCACCAGGCCGCTTGGGGCCTGCGGGGGCGCGCCTGCCGCTCGGCCGCGGCTGCCGCGGCGCGCTAGCGGCAGTCCTGCGGCGGGGCCACCGCGCCGAACGAGAAGGGCCGCGCCTGCTTGATCATCAGCGTGCGCTCGGCCCCGAGCAGCTTGAACTCTAGCTCCATCGCGAACCAGCGGTTGCTTCCCGCTGGGTCGAGGCGCGGCCGGAAGTGCAGGTCGATCGCCCGCAGCGCGCAGACCAGCGCGCGCGTCTCGGCGAGGCTCAACACCTCCCCCGTCGGCAGCAGGCTGCTGCGCTGCTGCGCCGTCAACTCGGGCGGCCAACCCCAGCTATAGAGCAGCTCCTCGGTGCTCACCCCCGGCGCCGGGTTGGTGACGCTCGCCTCGCCCACCTGCGCGTTGACGTAGTAGATGTCGTCTTGCGTCGGATCGAGCACGTTGCGGCTGACCGCGACCCCATTCGCCCGCTCGTTGGTGAAGGCCTCGTGGACGAGCACGCCCATCCCGACGCGCGCGTGGTCGATGCGGGCCAGCTCGCGCTCGTCGTAGGCCCGCAGGCTCCACAGGCCCGCCCAGACCTGGCGCAGGGCGCGCGCCAGCGGGCGCTCGGGATCGTCGAGCGCGGCGCTGACCGAGGCGTAGAGCCCAGCGCCGTTGAACTCGGGCAGGTCCTCGCTGTTGCTGCTGCTGCGCAGGCGCACGCGCTGCGTGCCAAAGCGCTCGCGTATCGCTTGCGTGAGCTGGGCGAGCAGCGGCGG includes the following:
- a CDS encoding oligosaccharide flippase family protein, which encodes MRSPNSPAAESPTAPAEAPARRPSAAAPTRAGDARHAAVGGATNLLNVLGALALPVFHTLVARIYGAASYGLYSVAVGLTEIFGRLGAVGTDKGLLRHIPSHRIADELELERRSLSTSFWLTAASATLLALAVYGLAGPLAALQQKPNIALAIRLLAPSTPFTALVLTLIAATMGAKVLRYNLLVRGIAQPLLLIAIALPVGLLQPTLRALCLSHLAAMVLVTLLAGLAVTRVFRHFRLRELLALGPIHWELARFSFPIGLSEFFNALLHRAALIIVGLYVSNTQLGVYAAVEMLSRAIASARNAFDPVVSPVLAEALRQQDQGRIQYNLQLMTRWVALLTFPLIALFLGLRRELLSLFGPTFVAGSTAFIVLNLGYLANGVLGLVGWVLAMGGRSRLVLANNLIAASANVLLCFLLAPRFGIVGAATATASALLLIQLLLLVQVKQLYGVHPFGAGLLRVTGVGTVTVVAAVVALPRLPGAPLLRMLVGALLIVGVYLGLLLSCALEPADRELLARLRRRLRRRPRD